A region from the Ciconia boyciana chromosome 1, ASM3463844v1, whole genome shotgun sequence genome encodes:
- the MAPK8IP2 gene encoding C-Jun-amino-terminal kinase-interacting protein 2 isoform X1: protein MADRAEMFSLSTFHSLSPPGCRPPQDISLEEFDDEDLSEITDDCGIGLNYDSDHYEKDCLVLERGEQPHPVCTFQDDFQEFEMIDDNEEEEEEEEEEEEGNELEAPPSPSASPIPSPALEETQKHRPTTLNLTAPGTQDSLNNNGSFALPAQRTTWQDALLHSSSSSSSSHIGHSSPHACIQDGPCLESPKGPSAGGAGQAPASLQSSPFDSQGNSHESLAHGNPSPSRAGEDYNMNIISSALRAPHSPSHLRQPPPEPSLSPTGPAAPAGPDTGSPTQAPAAADGRRAPPKQEPAGGRERPVPGEGGGLGARSPGSPAAPREQPGSPRPREEPAATAVAERRDGQGARLPGTYACPAGPVEPLSSDGEGPQPGRAASVRGHPSGSSETTSPSSDPGIEADLTSRTTKPFLPGSRHGEDLSSPGSDSDVEGEIEAAFAGGRLVSNMISSISETELDLSSDSSSGRSSHLTNSIEEASSPTSEAELETELEAPGLMGIKDSLLLDKGKEEEEETLERELPERGVVRRESLAELKMEGYYDSLNPADSSAPVGQTDISTSSPLDLKIDPDHSLESIRRSFYLPVGPKLMPEADEEDNSEYDSDSESEPDLSEDSDSPWLLSNLVNKMISEGSYPIKCPDECFQQTHSLCDTISPASDLEPEILSEALDGEPGSQDSPVGAGEPAALPRCQCAIELVDMETLRSSLQRAEDERALGAGTEPVPELPADEPGPFLFLSNPTNDTIAPVFPGCPVALDRLAASEVLATFGCRPGPPRTPPRASPGTEAAAGEPRTTAVPPATGPEDWAVDRDLDSGVLEADDMIDDVRLAPQGQGPDAGPPALDVSTAKTNRGFTMAYSTDEDEAPYLKGSPFPEDPLRGSFGGELPPAPGALEPRALDESLAYDSVKYTLVVDEHTQLELVSLRRCTSVLSDDSDLLRACDRCDLEDDAAFGDGLAAPDVHSSSEDSSPEADLQFSKKFLNVFVNSTSRSSSTESFGLFSCVVNGEEREQTHRAVFRFIPRHEDELELDVDDPILVELEEDDYWYRGYNMRTGERGIFPAFYAHEVVSQARDAIGLKRNPCWVERFNVQFLGSVEVPYHQGNGILCAAMQKIATTRKLTVHLRPPASCDLEITLQGIKLILTVTEYSRDEEFERCSHFFQMKNISFCGCHPRNSCYFGFITKHPVLSRFACHVFVSQESMRHVAECVGRAFQEYYQEHLEYACPTEDIYLE from the exons ATGGCGGATCGCGCCGAGATGTTCTCGCTCTCCACCTTCCACTCGCTCTCCCCGCCCGGCTGCAG gcccCCCCAGGACATCAGCCTGGAGGAGTTCGACGATGAGGACCTGTCGGAGATCACGGACGACTGCGGCATCGGGCTGAACTACGACTCGGACCACTACGAGAAG GACTGCCTGGTGCTGGAGCGCGGCGAGCAGCCGCACCCCGTCTGCACCTTCCAGGACGACTTCCAGGAGTTCGAGATGATCGACGAcaacgaggaggaggaggaggaagaggaggaggaggaggagggcaacGAGCTGGAAGCTCCACCGTCCCCTTCGGCCTCACCCATCCCCTCGCCCGCCCTGGAGGAGACGCAGAAGCACCGGCCCACCACCCTCAACCTGACGGCCCCGGGCACCCAG GACTCCCTGAACAACAACGGCAGCTTCGCGCTGCCTGCGCAGCGCACCACCTGGCAGGACGCCCTTctccactcctcctcctcctcctcttcctcgcaCATCG GACACTCGTCTCCCCACGCCTGCATCCAAGATGGACCCTGCCTGGAGAGCCCGAAGGGGCCGAgcgccgggggggccgggcaggcCCCCGCCTCGCTGCAGTCCTCCCCCTTTGACTCGCAAGGCAACAGCCACGAGTCCCTGGCACATGGTAACCCATCGCCCTCAAGAGCCGGGGAAGATTATAACATGAATATCATCTCCTCTGCGCTCCGAGCACCGCACTCCCCGTCGCACCTCCGCCAGCCACCCCCTGAACCGTCTCTCTCTCCAACAGGGCCTGCGGCTCCTGCCGGCCCCGACACCGGCTCTCCAACCCAGGCCCCCGCGGCCGCCGACGGCCGCCGTGCCCCGCCAAAGCAGGAACCAGCCGGTGGCCGGGAGAGGCCGGTGCCCGGCGAAGGGGGTGGCCTGGGGGCCAGGAGCCCGGggtcccccgcagccccccgcgagcagcccggctccccgcggccccgggagGAGCCGGCGGCCACGGCCGTGGCCGAGCGGCGTGATGGGCAGGGGGCCCGGCTGCCAGGCACCTACGCGTGCCCTGCGGGGCCGGTGGAGCCGCTCAGCTCCGATGGGGAGggcccccagcccggccgggcGGCCAGCGTGCGCGGGCACCCCTCGGGCTCCTCGGAGACCACCTCGCCCTCCTCGGACCCCGGCATCGAGGCCGACCTCACCAGCAGGACCACCAAGCCCTTCCTGCCCGGCAGCCGGCACGGCGAAGACCTGAGCTCGCCGGGCTCCGACTCGGACGTGGAGGGGGAGATTGAGGCGGCCTTCGCCGGCGGGCGCCTGGTCAGCAACATGATCTCCTCCATCTCGGAGACGGAGCTGGACCTgagcagtgacagcagcagcgGCAGGTCCTCCCACCTCACCAACTCCATCGAGGAGGCCAGCTCGCCCACCTCGGAGGCCGAGCTGGAGACGGAGCTGGAGGCGCCCGGGCTGATGGGCATCAAGGACTCCCTGCTGCTGGAcaagggcaaggaggaggaggaggagacccTGGAGAGGGAGCTCCCGGAGCGTGGTGTGGTGAGGCGGGAGAGCCTGGCGGAGCTGAAGATGGAGGGCTACTACGACAGCCTGAACCCGGCGGACTCCTCCGCGCCCGTGGGCCAGACGGACATCTCCACCTCCAGCCCCCTGGACCTGAAGATCGACCCGGACCACAGCCTGGAGAGCATCCGGCGCTCCTTCTACCTGCCCGTGGGGCCCAAGCTGATGCCCGAGGCAGACGAGGAGGACAACAGCGAGTACGACTCCGACTCGGAGTCGGAGCCTGACCTGAGCGAGGACTCGGACTCGCCCTGGCTGCTCAGCAACCTCGTCAACAAGATGATCTCGGAGGGCTCCTACCCCATCAAGTGCCCGGACGAGTGCTTCCAGCAGACCCACTCGCTCTGCGACACCATCTCCCCGGCCTCCGACCTGGAGCCCGAGATCCTGAGCGAGGCGCTGGACGGGGAGCCCGGCTCACAGGACTCCCCGGTGGGCGCGGGGGAGCCGgccgccctgccccgctgccagTGTGCCATCGAGCTGGTGGACATGGAGACGCTGCGCAGCTCCCTCCAGCGCGCTGAGGACGAGCGGGCCCTGGGCGCCGGGACGGAGCCGGTGCCGGAGCTGCCCGCCGATGAGCCGGgccccttcctcttcctgagCAACCCCACCAACGACACCATCGCGCCCGTCTTCCCGGGGTGCCCCGTCGCCCTCGACAGGCTGGCCGCCTCCGAGGTCCTGGCCACCTTCGGCtgccgccccgggccgccccgcacCCCCCCGCGCGCCTCCCCTGGGACCGAGGCCGCCGCTGGGGAGCCCCGCACCACCGCGGTGCCGCCGGCCACCGGCCCGGAGGACTGGGCCGTCGACAGGGACCTGGACTCGGGCGTCCTGGAGGCCGACGACATGATCGACGACGTCCGGTTAGCGCCCCAGGGGCAGGGCCCCGACGCCGGCCCGCCCGCCCTGGACGTCTCCACCGCCAAGACCAACCGCGGCTTCACCATGGCGTACTCCACGGACGAGGACGAGGCGCCCTACCTGAAGGGCTCCCCCTTCCCCGAGGACCCCCTGCGGGGAAGCTTCGGGGGGGAGCTGCCGCCTGCCCCCGGGGCGCTGGAGCCGCGGGCGCTGGACGAGTCCCTGGCCTACGACTCGGTGAAGTACACGCTGGTGGTGGACGAGCACAcgcagctggagctggtgaGCCTGCGGCGCTGCACCTCGGTGCTGAGCGACGACAGCGACCTGCTCCGCGCCTGCGACCGCTGCGACCTGGAGGACGACGCGGCCTTCGGGGACGGGCTGGCAGCCCCCGACGTCCACAGCTCCTCCGAGGACTCGTCCCCCGAGGCCGACCTGCAGTTCTCCAAGAAGTTCCTCAACGTCTTTGTCAACAGCACCTCCCGCTCGTCCA GCACAGAGTCCTTCGGGCTGTTCTCCTGCGTGGTGAACGGGGAGGAGCGGGAGCAAACCCACCGGGCCGTCTTCAG GTTCATCCCCCGCCACGAGGACGAGCTGGAGCTGGACGTGGACGACCCCATCCtggtggagctggaggaggatgaCTACTGGTACCGGGGCTACAACATGCGGACGGGGGAGAGGGGCATCTTCCCCGCCTTCTACGCCCACGAGGTCGTCAGCCAAGCCAGGGACGCCATCG GCCTGAAGAGGAACCCGTGCTGGGTGGAGCGGTTCAACGTGCAGTTCCTGGGCTCGGTGGAGGTGCCGTACCACCAGGGCAACGGCATCCTCTGCGCCGCCATGCAGAAG ATTGCCACCACCAGGAAGCTGACGGTGCACCTGCGCCCGCCGGCCAGCTGTGACCTGGAGATCACGCTGCAGGGCATCAAGCTCATCCTGACCGTCACGGAGTACAGCCGGGACGAGGAG TTTGAGCGCTGCAGCCACTTCTTCCAGATGAAGAACATCTCCTTCTGCGGGTGCCACCCCCGGAACAGCTG CTACTTCGGGTTCATCACCAAGCACCCGGTGCTGAGCCGCTTCGCCTGCCATGTCTTCGTCTCCCAGGAATCCATGCGGCACGTTGCCGAGTGCGTCGG ACGAGCGTTTCAGGAATATTACCAGGAGCACCTGGAGTACGCCTGCCCCACAGAGGACATTTACCTGGAGTAA
- the MAPK8IP2 gene encoding C-Jun-amino-terminal kinase-interacting protein 2 isoform X2, with protein MADRAEMFSLSTFHSLSPPGCRPPQDISLEEFDDEDLSEITDDCGIGLNYDSDHYEKDCLVLERGEQPHPVCTFQDDFQEFEMIDDNEEEEEEEEEEEEGNELEAPPSPSASPIPSPALEETQKHRPTTLNLTAPGTQDSLNNNGSFALPAQRTTWQDALLHSSSSSSSSHIGHSSPHACIQDGPCLESPKGPSAGGAGQAPASLQSSPFDSQGNSHESLAHGPAAPAGPDTGSPTQAPAAADGRRAPPKQEPAGGRERPVPGEGGGLGARSPGSPAAPREQPGSPRPREEPAATAVAERRDGQGARLPGTYACPAGPVEPLSSDGEGPQPGRAASVRGHPSGSSETTSPSSDPGIEADLTSRTTKPFLPGSRHGEDLSSPGSDSDVEGEIEAAFAGGRLVSNMISSISETELDLSSDSSSGRSSHLTNSIEEASSPTSEAELETELEAPGLMGIKDSLLLDKGKEEEEETLERELPERGVVRRESLAELKMEGYYDSLNPADSSAPVGQTDISTSSPLDLKIDPDHSLESIRRSFYLPVGPKLMPEADEEDNSEYDSDSESEPDLSEDSDSPWLLSNLVNKMISEGSYPIKCPDECFQQTHSLCDTISPASDLEPEILSEALDGEPGSQDSPVGAGEPAALPRCQCAIELVDMETLRSSLQRAEDERALGAGTEPVPELPADEPGPFLFLSNPTNDTIAPVFPGCPVALDRLAASEVLATFGCRPGPPRTPPRASPGTEAAAGEPRTTAVPPATGPEDWAVDRDLDSGVLEADDMIDDVRLAPQGQGPDAGPPALDVSTAKTNRGFTMAYSTDEDEAPYLKGSPFPEDPLRGSFGGELPPAPGALEPRALDESLAYDSVKYTLVVDEHTQLELVSLRRCTSVLSDDSDLLRACDRCDLEDDAAFGDGLAAPDVHSSSEDSSPEADLQFSKKFLNVFVNSTSRSSSTESFGLFSCVVNGEEREQTHRAVFRFIPRHEDELELDVDDPILVELEEDDYWYRGYNMRTGERGIFPAFYAHEVVSQARDAIGLKRNPCWVERFNVQFLGSVEVPYHQGNGILCAAMQKIATTRKLTVHLRPPASCDLEITLQGIKLILTVTEYSRDEEFERCSHFFQMKNISFCGCHPRNSCYFGFITKHPVLSRFACHVFVSQESMRHVAECVGRAFQEYYQEHLEYACPTEDIYLE; from the exons ATGGCGGATCGCGCCGAGATGTTCTCGCTCTCCACCTTCCACTCGCTCTCCCCGCCCGGCTGCAG gcccCCCCAGGACATCAGCCTGGAGGAGTTCGACGATGAGGACCTGTCGGAGATCACGGACGACTGCGGCATCGGGCTGAACTACGACTCGGACCACTACGAGAAG GACTGCCTGGTGCTGGAGCGCGGCGAGCAGCCGCACCCCGTCTGCACCTTCCAGGACGACTTCCAGGAGTTCGAGATGATCGACGAcaacgaggaggaggaggaggaagaggaggaggaggaggagggcaacGAGCTGGAAGCTCCACCGTCCCCTTCGGCCTCACCCATCCCCTCGCCCGCCCTGGAGGAGACGCAGAAGCACCGGCCCACCACCCTCAACCTGACGGCCCCGGGCACCCAG GACTCCCTGAACAACAACGGCAGCTTCGCGCTGCCTGCGCAGCGCACCACCTGGCAGGACGCCCTTctccactcctcctcctcctcctcttcctcgcaCATCG GACACTCGTCTCCCCACGCCTGCATCCAAGATGGACCCTGCCTGGAGAGCCCGAAGGGGCCGAgcgccgggggggccgggcaggcCCCCGCCTCGCTGCAGTCCTCCCCCTTTGACTCGCAAGGCAACAGCCACGAGTCCCTGGCACATG GGCCTGCGGCTCCTGCCGGCCCCGACACCGGCTCTCCAACCCAGGCCCCCGCGGCCGCCGACGGCCGCCGTGCCCCGCCAAAGCAGGAACCAGCCGGTGGCCGGGAGAGGCCGGTGCCCGGCGAAGGGGGTGGCCTGGGGGCCAGGAGCCCGGggtcccccgcagccccccgcgagcagcccggctccccgcggccccgggagGAGCCGGCGGCCACGGCCGTGGCCGAGCGGCGTGATGGGCAGGGGGCCCGGCTGCCAGGCACCTACGCGTGCCCTGCGGGGCCGGTGGAGCCGCTCAGCTCCGATGGGGAGggcccccagcccggccgggcGGCCAGCGTGCGCGGGCACCCCTCGGGCTCCTCGGAGACCACCTCGCCCTCCTCGGACCCCGGCATCGAGGCCGACCTCACCAGCAGGACCACCAAGCCCTTCCTGCCCGGCAGCCGGCACGGCGAAGACCTGAGCTCGCCGGGCTCCGACTCGGACGTGGAGGGGGAGATTGAGGCGGCCTTCGCCGGCGGGCGCCTGGTCAGCAACATGATCTCCTCCATCTCGGAGACGGAGCTGGACCTgagcagtgacagcagcagcgGCAGGTCCTCCCACCTCACCAACTCCATCGAGGAGGCCAGCTCGCCCACCTCGGAGGCCGAGCTGGAGACGGAGCTGGAGGCGCCCGGGCTGATGGGCATCAAGGACTCCCTGCTGCTGGAcaagggcaaggaggaggaggaggagacccTGGAGAGGGAGCTCCCGGAGCGTGGTGTGGTGAGGCGGGAGAGCCTGGCGGAGCTGAAGATGGAGGGCTACTACGACAGCCTGAACCCGGCGGACTCCTCCGCGCCCGTGGGCCAGACGGACATCTCCACCTCCAGCCCCCTGGACCTGAAGATCGACCCGGACCACAGCCTGGAGAGCATCCGGCGCTCCTTCTACCTGCCCGTGGGGCCCAAGCTGATGCCCGAGGCAGACGAGGAGGACAACAGCGAGTACGACTCCGACTCGGAGTCGGAGCCTGACCTGAGCGAGGACTCGGACTCGCCCTGGCTGCTCAGCAACCTCGTCAACAAGATGATCTCGGAGGGCTCCTACCCCATCAAGTGCCCGGACGAGTGCTTCCAGCAGACCCACTCGCTCTGCGACACCATCTCCCCGGCCTCCGACCTGGAGCCCGAGATCCTGAGCGAGGCGCTGGACGGGGAGCCCGGCTCACAGGACTCCCCGGTGGGCGCGGGGGAGCCGgccgccctgccccgctgccagTGTGCCATCGAGCTGGTGGACATGGAGACGCTGCGCAGCTCCCTCCAGCGCGCTGAGGACGAGCGGGCCCTGGGCGCCGGGACGGAGCCGGTGCCGGAGCTGCCCGCCGATGAGCCGGgccccttcctcttcctgagCAACCCCACCAACGACACCATCGCGCCCGTCTTCCCGGGGTGCCCCGTCGCCCTCGACAGGCTGGCCGCCTCCGAGGTCCTGGCCACCTTCGGCtgccgccccgggccgccccgcacCCCCCCGCGCGCCTCCCCTGGGACCGAGGCCGCCGCTGGGGAGCCCCGCACCACCGCGGTGCCGCCGGCCACCGGCCCGGAGGACTGGGCCGTCGACAGGGACCTGGACTCGGGCGTCCTGGAGGCCGACGACATGATCGACGACGTCCGGTTAGCGCCCCAGGGGCAGGGCCCCGACGCCGGCCCGCCCGCCCTGGACGTCTCCACCGCCAAGACCAACCGCGGCTTCACCATGGCGTACTCCACGGACGAGGACGAGGCGCCCTACCTGAAGGGCTCCCCCTTCCCCGAGGACCCCCTGCGGGGAAGCTTCGGGGGGGAGCTGCCGCCTGCCCCCGGGGCGCTGGAGCCGCGGGCGCTGGACGAGTCCCTGGCCTACGACTCGGTGAAGTACACGCTGGTGGTGGACGAGCACAcgcagctggagctggtgaGCCTGCGGCGCTGCACCTCGGTGCTGAGCGACGACAGCGACCTGCTCCGCGCCTGCGACCGCTGCGACCTGGAGGACGACGCGGCCTTCGGGGACGGGCTGGCAGCCCCCGACGTCCACAGCTCCTCCGAGGACTCGTCCCCCGAGGCCGACCTGCAGTTCTCCAAGAAGTTCCTCAACGTCTTTGTCAACAGCACCTCCCGCTCGTCCA GCACAGAGTCCTTCGGGCTGTTCTCCTGCGTGGTGAACGGGGAGGAGCGGGAGCAAACCCACCGGGCCGTCTTCAG GTTCATCCCCCGCCACGAGGACGAGCTGGAGCTGGACGTGGACGACCCCATCCtggtggagctggaggaggatgaCTACTGGTACCGGGGCTACAACATGCGGACGGGGGAGAGGGGCATCTTCCCCGCCTTCTACGCCCACGAGGTCGTCAGCCAAGCCAGGGACGCCATCG GCCTGAAGAGGAACCCGTGCTGGGTGGAGCGGTTCAACGTGCAGTTCCTGGGCTCGGTGGAGGTGCCGTACCACCAGGGCAACGGCATCCTCTGCGCCGCCATGCAGAAG ATTGCCACCACCAGGAAGCTGACGGTGCACCTGCGCCCGCCGGCCAGCTGTGACCTGGAGATCACGCTGCAGGGCATCAAGCTCATCCTGACCGTCACGGAGTACAGCCGGGACGAGGAG TTTGAGCGCTGCAGCCACTTCTTCCAGATGAAGAACATCTCCTTCTGCGGGTGCCACCCCCGGAACAGCTG CTACTTCGGGTTCATCACCAAGCACCCGGTGCTGAGCCGCTTCGCCTGCCATGTCTTCGTCTCCCAGGAATCCATGCGGCACGTTGCCGAGTGCGTCGG ACGAGCGTTTCAGGAATATTACCAGGAGCACCTGGAGTACGCCTGCCCCACAGAGGACATTTACCTGGAGTAA